A segment of the Candida albicans SC5314 chromosome 2, complete sequence genome:
TCAGTTCAGACAAGGACAAATCAATACATTTGTTCCATATCTGAAGTATCCAGGCATTAAACGAGATGTGTCATTTTGGTTGGATAGGGATTTACATGCTAATGAAGTCATGGAAATTGTGAGGCTGCACGCTGGTGATTTAGCTGAGAGTGTAAGTTTGGTCGATGAATTTGTTCATCCAAGGACTCAAAGAAAATCACTGTGCTTTAGAATAAATTACCAGTCAATGGATAGAAACTTGACTAATTTAGAGATAAATGAAATTCAtgataaagttgaaaatgaattggtGGAGCAATTTAATGTTGAAATTAGAtagaaaataaatcttgtatatatatatataatccTATAATTTAGAATTCTAGTTGGAGCACTTTTAGATTGTTTAGCTTTTCAACcagaatcaatttttcgATAACAGTGGCCTGGTATTGATAATCACTATCGAGCGATATAATCTTACAATAAGTTAAATCTAAAAATTGCAATAATTTGGGGAAGATTTCACCATTAAGTTCGTCAATCAACTGCGACAAGTAATTCCCTTTAAGCCACAATGTTTCCAAATAGTTGGGGAAGGATTTAATTGACAACTGTGTTATTGCATTTCTTGACAAGTTTAGATCttgtaaattttcaaagaaTTTGCACTGCTGAAAATTTGGCAACGCTCTTAAATTGTTGGTTGACAAATTTAATGACCgcaatttataatttccAGTACCTCTTCTGTTGgttaaatttatttcaatgATGTTATTGTTTGACAAGTCTAGTACTTCCAAATTATATAGTTTTTCCCAATTGAAGTTATCGTTATTTATACAAACAAGGTTGTTGTTAGATAAGTTCAATGATTTCAAGTTAGAATAGCATGggaaaaaatacaaattgCTGATCAGGTTGTAACTTAATTGCAAATGATTAATACTTAAAAGctgattattatttgctTGTAAATTGTCAATCAACTTATAttgattgaagaattgCAATTCCATGGTATCAATCTTCAAATCTTGGAGTTGGTCTTTGGCTATGTCTAAAGTTCCCTTGGCTGTATATTTGATCGATAACTTTTGAAACGCTTTAATGTTATGCAATAATTCATATAAAGATTTTAAACCATCAGTAGTGGATAAACTTACGGAAAGATTGACTTTAGTACCGGAACCATAACAGTATTGAGTCATCATGATAGGTAAAAATTGAGTTAGTTTGTGTATAAAACTGATATGTGAAAGGTTTAGTTGACAACCACAAGAATTTTGATCAGTATCATCAGTAATGTAgataaaaatttgttttggtctaatgataaaattattaatgaaaagCGATTGCAAATCATCTAAGGATACATAGATATCAGTATTGTGTTTTTGGATATGTTTATAATGCTCGCCAACAGtatttgaaataataaCTGATTTGTTGTAAAAGTAAGCTGATAAGGCAATAAGTCTAATAGGTAAATAGGAACTGTCAGTTATTTGATCAGTGGTTGTTGCTAGTAATTCCTGGAGGTTGAAATAATGTTGCAATTCGTTGTTTGATAGTTTACTGAAAACTTTTTGGATTAATTCAACGGGTAATTGGAATAAAATCATGTTAGATGAGTCTAGAGAAAGAAGATATGTAACTGAAATCTTTAAAATTTAGGAATCTTATAGTATTTATAACTTATGGCAAGTATCTGTCAAACTACAAATCACATGTAGAagcaaaaaataaaaaaatagttcGGTATGTCAGATAAGGCGAGAGATATGCAACTACTACTAACATTGATAAGCAGTCGATGAGGTTGAGATCAACcgaaaaaagaaaaagaatttttgttttactGTGGTTTGGCTTTTTGTCTTTCTTTAAAGTACTGTGGTGGTTAAGGCATGCGTAACCACTATAATTTATTCTAATAGAAATCTATGGTAGTAGGTTGCAAGTCTCATGATTTGGGTTTAATACTTGAAGCAATATAGTCTCAAGAAGGCTTTGTTTATGATTCTTGGGTAGAGAACGGCATTGTCTAAAGAATTTGTAAGAAAAAACTGTGGATCTGTAGTGTTGTAGAGTCGTGGCAATCGACTCAAATAAAGAACAGATTGCATTACCAATTTAAAGTAGTTGGTCTGTTGAGCTAACAAACTAGTTCAGTAATGTCTGACATAATTGGTGCTTGGCCAACTTGGTAAGTGATTTGGTGTATCTACGGTTGAAACTTGTTAAACAGAATAAACACTTGATTTCCcataattaaaatatataactatataaaatatttgacaTTTCTTATTCCTTTTATACCAAACTCATGTTTCACGTCCTTCCGGCATATGTTTCCATTCTTGGACATACAGTTCAAGTGTAAGAGAACACATGTCGTGCAAAGTAGCTCAAATACCAATCATTGGGAAGATTTGTTGCTACTCTACGACATGTAGTGACGTGCAAAAAATTAGCATTCTGGCTTTGGTAGCGTAGTTTTGCTTTCACGGTATTTTCCGCTTGATTTCTAACCATCCGAAACTATCCCGAAATGAGACAATCTCgagattgaaaaattgataactGTACACTACCTTTAATCTCTTccagttttctttttcgtgCAAGAGTGtacaataaaatataacagaattgataataatattcaattagTTTCCTCTTTTGGGACAATATCAAACAATTAGTATATTCCATCAACATAACATATAACATATAAAACAAACGCCATGGGTAACTGTCTATCGTGTCTTATAGGCAATTCAAATGACGATGACTATAATGAAACTTCATCTTTATTGAGacaccaacaacagcaCAACCAGCAATATTTATCAGATTATTTGCAGGAAGAGCAGATACTTAAACAGCAACAAAGACAACAAGAATTGGCTGGCATAGtgaatgaattgaatgataatttgattgatgtTACTTCATTTTTAAGTGGgaacaataacaataacaataataataatgcaTCTTTGGGTAATAGTGGAATTTTGGCTAATGAGAGTAATATTAATGAGGAAGAGCATACACAAGTCGGCAATACTATAAAATCACTTCCTTACCTTTATACTAAAGAGGATAAAGATgagatattgaagaaattaagTGATATTGATGCTGATGTTAAACAGAGTTTTAAAATACAATCACTGGTGCCCTTATATATCAAGTTTTAACCCAACAGTTTTACTTCTATTCGTTgcttttgtttcaaatatgTAGTGGGTTATGATATAAGTGTAAGTTTATGAACAAATTTGAATCCTTGGTGAAGCTGGGATAATTTTTTCCTAAAGTAGATATTTTTATAAAAGTCGTTACTATGATAGCCTAGTTTTTTATagtatttataatttgaaaactacAATAACGATTTTTTGGTAAGTTGTTTAGCCAAATATACAATCCCAATTCTTTGAATCTTGTTTCTCAAAATGTTGTAGAATTGATATAAGTGTATgaatttccaaattaaTTGAAGTACTCTAAAAGTCTGTATTTCCTAGTTGCAAAGCCTCTGTATTACTGACCGACTAAAAAGATGTAGTTGTAAGTATACTGTAGTTTGTGTCGACCGTAAGATCCACTAGTAGAAGGGAATACTTCTAATCTTGCAACATGGTTGCATTCAAGGATTTGGGTAATTTTTACCCGGATATCTATTTATGTTTTTGTTTGCTTAAAAATCACCCCCACAAGtattccatttttttttttgaaaaatatcttcaaatcttcttttaaaaaaacTTGTGAATcctttttaaatttaaaccAGGAACCGATACTTTTCTAAAACCAGTCAATCAACATGACAGTTATCACTCTCAATTGGGGTATTTTAGGAGCAGGAAACATCTCTTCACAATTTGTACACGATTTGGTTTTGAATAACCAGAGAGATACTCAATTTCATCACATTGTTAAGTCTATTGGATGTTCGAGCCACGACAAGGGCTTGGATTTtataaagaagaataacATCACTTTAGAGAACAATTTTCAAACCACGCCGATTGTTGAATCCTATGAAGATTTTTATAAAAACCTGGATATAGATGTGGTGTATATTGGAACTCCACATACATTCCATAAAGAACAATCCATTGCAtgtttaaataataataaacatgTTCTTTGTGAAAAGCCTGTTACAGTTAACAAAGCTGAGTTAGAATCAATATTGAATGTCGCAAagtcaaagaagaaatttttcatgGAAGCCATGTGGACGAGATTCTTCCCAGCAATTactgaattgaaaaagaaaatctaTGATGAAAAAGTCATTGGGGAAATACACAGACTATTTGCAGATTTGAGTTACAATTGCgatatttcaaatattccATTGAGTTCCAGGATTAGAAATAAAGACTTGGCTGCTGGATCGTTATTGGACATTGGAATCTATCCACTTACTTATTCAAGAGTTTTGCTTGATGATAGTTTAGGTGAGAATCATTCACCGtttcaaattaaatcatttttaacaattgaTAGCCAAGATCAAGTTGATCATTTGTATTCAGCAATAGTGAAATACCAAAATGGCAAACATGCAGTTTTGACGGCATcagaattgattgatggaCCCAAAGCATATGTGAGATTGGAAGGTTCACAGGGACATGTTGAGATGTACAGTGATAACCCTGCACGAGCCAAGcattttaaaattttcaatgcTAAAGGCgatgaaatttttgaatataaaGATGGCTCAGGTTATAATGGATTCATCTATGAAGCAAATGCTGTTGCTAAAGATATTACTGAAGGAAAATTATCTAACGATACCATGCCTCATGATGAAagtttattaataatggaGACAATGGATCAAATTCGTCATGAAAATGGTTTGGTTTACCCACAAGATGAAAATTGAGATGTTTTTGTGTTTGAGGTAGCGctataacaaaaaaagaattaggaagccaaaaaaataaaagctTTATGGAACTACAAGATTCAAGCATTTATAATTGTGAAAAGATTAAATAGCTTTGTCAGTTTGGATAGATACACAATGTCAACTATTAAATATACACTAAGATTTGTAATCTGGTTAATCATTTACGTTATTCCCACtgtttcattatttaataataccaGAATTGAAAGTGCAGAAGACCTGTCATTTCTCCAACAGATTGCAGAGTTTGCGAAATGGGAAGAGCAAAATCTATATCAACGTCCAGCAGATCCACCAAAGCTACTGCTTCAATCcaaaaattcaaagaaGACAGAATCCTCCAATTCATCATTCACTTTACCAATTGTCAAACAATTCTTTAATAGTTCAAATTTGGTGAACACATCTATTTTTGAACAAATGTCAAGATTTCGTGGAGACAAAAAAGCTCCTCATTGGACAGTAAGTACAGGTGTGTTTGCTGATAAACTGAAGGAATGGAAGGACGAGGAAGAAGAATGTTTTGTACCGATTAAAGAGATTCCTCAACGACGTCCAAAAAAGTACcgaccaagaaaaaaatatgtaCGTCCAGCGCCACCCCCACAACCACAAAAATGGGCAAGACCGAATTATTGGAGCTTTTCAAGTGAAGAAGATAGTTTTTCCGATTGGTGGTCAAGTGACTGTAGTGAGAGCGATTGGTCGAGTGATGATGGGGGGAAATTATGGTTCTTGGGAATGAATGTTGCTCAAGGAGAACCAGAAACAAAAcgaatttcaattattccTTCTAAGAAACTAGTTACAAGAGTAAGTGAGCAATTTTACAACACATACAGAAGTAGCTCTCCCAATAATGTCATGAAGAAACGAAATCTCGATGATAGTGATGACAAGtattttggatttgattaCGAGATTCAACCTTGTATAACAAATAATCTTCTGAGAAATCACGTTACTTTTAATGTACTAAATTCCAGATCTGCTAAAATTAAAATGCTAAGTAGGTGCAAAATAAAGTTAttggtttgtttttttgcattacatattttgtttcattcttaatatttgtatttgtgTAGTAAGTAAAGTTTACAAGTGCAAAATTTGCTGTTTTTcgcaaccaaaaaaaaaaagaaagcaaaATTAGACCTAATCTTGATCAACAACTTGGAttctaaattgatttcGATTTTAACTTTGACATATTTTGTATTGGAtgaaacaattttcaacaagcaagcaaataaaattattaatcaacTTTTTTAAATGTTAAAACTatactttttgttttgtatttttagttttcatTTAGTCATAGCACCGATCCCTTCAATTAACAAACCCAACAGCACAGATTCCATTATCACGCGTCCAgttaatatcaataatcaacaagatTTGCAAGATTTAACATTTTTTAGTCAGGTTGTCTTATCTACTCCAAATTGGGATCAAACCTTAACTAAATATAAACGTAAAAAGAGAGATTACAATGATGATTCGCTAGCACTGATGGACACTCGAAATCTTGATAATAACACGTTTCTTATGCAAGGAGGCAAAGCAACAAGTCCCAAATGGCATGTTGGGGCCGGTGTCTACTTGAACAAAGAGCGATTTTCGGATACAAAAAAGACATACGTTAAGTATGAGAGTGATTACTGTTCAGAAGAGGATTATTCTAGTGATGAGGGTGGTCGTAAACGAAAATGGTTTAAacctttttcaattgactTAAATGAGACCAAAGACATTTCCATCATTCCTAGCTCAAGAATATTATCCGTTGATACCGAAGGTAATTTTGTTAATCATAACAAAATAACAAACTTGATGCTTGGTTATCATTCTGAGAATGTGCAGAAGGATACATTTGAATCTTGTGGAAATTTTAAAGCGTTCCAATTAGTTTATATTGTTGTCATCGTATTTGCATACTCTTTTTTACACTTTTAATACACATTCATTTCTATAGTAAGCATATCGGAAAATCTAATTCTAACCAAAGATTTCCCATATCATCAAAGTTCTAAGCAAGTACTAATCATTATTAGATTTTACAGAAATACGATTctgaaagaaaaaaaaaaatagtgaGGACATATACCATAAGATAGAAATACAATCACTAAATCTAAGTGACGGCAGAGCAAAATATCATAAGAATGTTCTCCACCACTTCCATAGTTTTATGGTTTACAATTTTGTTACCAGTTACATTACCAGTTTCAATAGACAACAGAGATTTATTACTCAAACGACACGTTGAGCCAAATGATatacaatttttcaaccaaGGAGTAAGATCTTCTTTAAGTTATATTTACCAGAAAAGAGACGTTTCTGATTCGGATAATGAACAAGTTTTGagaaaaagcaaaaagaagaaaaagactACATCAACAGGCACTCCTGGGAATGAAAATACCACAGATTTTGCTTCTGCTCAAGAGTTCGAAAAATGGGAGGGTGATAGAGAAGGTTGGCAGATCAGTGCTGGGttatattttgataaagCTATAGCAAGTGATTCATGTGATTCCGATtcagaagatgaagatgaaggacgcaaaaaattttggatATTCACAGACGATGCACCagttgataatgaaaatctTATTGTCTCTTCCGAAGATAAATTGGAGCTCAATTATATTCTGAGTGGTAAAAACTTGGAGGGTTTAACTAAAGTGATTCGAAAGGCAAAGGGTAATTCAACCACCTATAATCaatccaaaatcaaattcaatgtTGATGCACAAGGCGAAGATCAGTTTGAATCTGGATTTGGTTCTCTTATCCCCTATAAtagtttttatttatatatcttgctattttgtattatcttttaataaatatccATATATAAGAATTAGATTCTTCCagtaatactaataattttggttgcaaaaaaaaaactttcaacagaaaataatatctctatcaatttcattcttctttctttcttttttttttctattcaTTTACTccattgaaattttgatattcataaaatcattattgtcATAACCATTGGGCGCCTAGTAATGTACAAGCTAATTCTATTAACTTGGCTATGTTTATTGCCAATACAAATGGTGTCGTCCTCAGATTCCACTAAAAAGTTGTTTCCCAAAACTGATGTCAACGATTTAGTTTACTTCAACCAAGTGTTTGATATGGCGACAAAACAAACATCTGATCCAGACCCAGATTCATATGTTGAAAATTCTAACAAAACTATTACATTAATAACTTTGGAcaaaccaccaaaaaacGATACAAATGCTGTCGACGCTCaatttaagaaaaaaaagggtaAATTAAAGCCCAAATGGGAATTGAATGCTGGTGtttatttggaaaaaaaagttaataaaaaattgttgaaaaaatctaaaaagaaaaactcaAAGAAATTTGGAATCTTAACTAAAGACAATGGAGATGCTGAAAGAATCTTGATCCCTGCTGAATTAATGGTTTCTCGAGCTACTCCTGGTACTcacaatttgttttctcaAAATAGTTCAAATTATCCTTTTCAATTGACAAAAATCAATGTAACATCAATAAGAAAAGCACCCGTATTGTCCACTTCAATTGCCCATGAAGTTTCGGACATCAACCATGGAATCGTCGAGTTTTCAATTGCGAGTAAACtctttgataaattttggaatcaaatattttgggCATTTCTCTATATTTTGTAGTAATAAAAAGAGGAACTTTGTTATTAAAGTAGTTTTTGGACGTTGCCACAATTCTATTGTAATGCCTTTAACCTTTCTCTCATTTCATCTAATGCCAATTCATCctcttcgtcttcttctgCCACTTCTGCCGGTGGTTCTATTACCTGTTCATTAAACTCATTGCTTGGTAcctcattttcaattttggaaaacttATCCTCTGTCAAATTGGCAATTATCTTAtttacttcttcttgtgACTCTTCTTCCAATTCCTCATCCATTTCATCCAAGTCAACCATGTCATCCATCATCTCATTTATAATCCCGGCCTTCATAAGCTcttttgataattcttGCATAGTATGCAGTACTGCCCCAATATGAATTAACAGATTGACGTCTTTCATAATTGAAGTAGATGAATGAATAGATTGGGTTAGTTTATTCATGGAATATTGTTCATTAATGGACATTGTGATTGACTCGattcttgtttttgatgTGTAAAGCTTgttatattgtttatttatattaatcAACTCTCTGGCGTACAATTTTGCTGACTTGTAATCTTTATCCTTAGCtgattttttgattaatgaCTCTGTTTTCTTTCTGAGTGGGACTAATTGATTCATCGATCTATCTAGTTCTCTTTTATTCTTACGAagtaattgattgatttttctcATCTAAAGCCATATGTTAGTTTACTTTGATTGGAATTGCATAACACTTTAATAGAAATAAGTTTTTCACATACCTGTTCTTTGGGATCTGGCCcatatattttctttttaatgTAATCCATGTttgcttgttgttgttgatgttgttggtaGGTCGAGgtttatttcttgttcaaTGGTTTTATTTTCCTTTGCTGATGTGAACAAAAAAACGACTAGTACAAcggaaaaacaaaaagagaaaactTGCA
Coding sequences within it:
- the PGA19 gene encoding Pga19p (Putative GPI-anchored protein; macrophage-induced gene; mutants are viable), whose protein sequence is MFSTTSIVLWFTILLPVTLPVSIDNRDLLLKRHVEPNDIQFFNQGVRSSLSYIYQKRDVSDSDNEQVLRKSKKKKKTTSTGTPGNENTTDFASAQEFEKWEGDREGWQISAGLYFDKAIASDSCDSDSEDEDEGRKKFWIFTDDAPVDNENLIVSSEDKLELNYISSGKNLEGLTKVIRKAKGNSTTYNQSKIKFNVDAQGEDQFESGFGSLIPYNSFYLYILLFCIIF
- a CDS encoding uncharacterized protein (Ortholog of C. parapsilosis CDC317 : CPAR2_212930, C. dubliniensis CD36 : Cd36_15830, Candida orthopsilosis Co 90-125 : CORT_0A12240 and Candida tropicalis MYA-3404 : CTRG_01155); translated protein: MSTIKYTLRFVIWLIIYVIPTVSLFNNTRIESAEDSSFLQQIAEFAKWEEQNLYQRPADPPKLSLQSKNSKKTESSNSSFTLPIVKQFFNSSNLVNTSIFEQMSRFRGDKKAPHWTVSTGVFADKSKEWKDEEEECFVPIKEIPQRRPKKYRPRKKYVRPAPPPQPQKWARPNYWSFSSEEDSFSDWWSSDCSESDWSSDDGGKLWFLGMNVAQGEPETKRISIIPSKKLVTRVSEQFYNTYRSSSPNNVMKKRNLDDSDDKYFGFDYEIQPCITNNLSRNHVTFNVLNSRSAKIKMLSRCKIKLLVCFFALHILFHS
- a CDS encoding uncharacterized protein (Ortholog of C. dubliniensis CD36 : Cd36_15810, C. parapsilosis CDC317 : CPAR2_212950, Candida tenuis NRRL Y-1498 : CANTEDRAFT_116162 and Debaryomyces hansenii CBS767 : DEHA2D18392g) — translated: MGNCLSCLIGNSNDDDYNETSSLLRHQQQHNQQYLSDYLQEEQILKQQQRQQELAGIVNELNDNLIDVTSFLSGNNNNNNNNNASLGNSGILANESNINEEEHTQVGNTIKSLPYLYTKEDKDEILKKLSDIDADVKQSFKIQSSVPLYIKF
- the VPS24 gene encoding ESCRT-III subunit protein (Protein similar to S. cerevisiae Vps24p, which is a member of the ESCRT III protein sorting complex; downregulated upon adherence to polystyrene), with translation MDYIKKKIYGPDPKEQMRKINQLLRKNKRELDRSMNQLVPLRKKTESLIKKSAKDKDYKSAKLYARELININKQYNKLYTSKTRIESITMSINEQYSMNKLTQSIHSSTSIMKDVNSLIHIGAVSHTMQELSKELMKAGIINEMMDDMVDLDEMDEELEEESQEEVNKIIANLTEDKFSKIENEVPSNEFNEQVIEPPAEVAEEDEEDELALDEMRERLKALQ
- a CDS encoding uncharacterized protein (Protein of unknown function; Spider biofilm induced), coding for MILFQLPVELIQKVFSKLSNNELQHYFNLQELLATTTDQITDSSYLPIRLIALSAYFYNKSVIISNTVGEHYKHIQKHNTDIYVSLDDLQSLFINNFIIRPKQIFIYITDDTDQNSCGCQLNLSHISFIHKLTQFLPIMMTQYCYGSGTKVNLSVSLSTTDGLKSLYELLHNIKAFQKLSIKYTAKGTLDIAKDQLQDLKIDTMELQFFNQYKLIDNLQANNNQLLSINHLQLSYNSISNLYFFPCYSNLKSLNLSNNNLVCINNDNFNWEKLYNLEVLDLSNNNIIEINLTNRRGTGNYKLRSLNLSTNNLRALPNFQQCKFFENLQDLNLSRNAITQLSIKSFPNYLETLWLKGNYLSQLIDELNGEIFPKLLQFLDLTYCKIISLDSDYQYQATVIEKLISVEKLNNLKVLQLEF
- a CDS encoding uncharacterized protein (Predicted dihydrodiol dehydrogenase; ortholog of S. pombe SPAC513.06c; flow model and rat catheter biofilm repressed), with amino-acid sequence MTVITLNWGILGAGNISSQFVHDLVLNNQRDTQFHHIVKSIGCSSHDKGLDFIKKNNITLENNFQTTPIVESYEDFYKNSDIDVVYIGTPHTFHKEQSIACLNNNKHVLCEKPVTVNKAELESILNVAKSKKKFFMEAMWTRFFPAITELKKKIYDEKVIGEIHRLFADLSYNCDISNIPLSSRIRNKDLAAGSLLDIGIYPLTYSRVLLDDSLGENHSPFQIKSFLTIDSQDQVDHLYSAIVKYQNGKHAVLTASELIDGPKAYVRLEGSQGHVEMYSDNPARAKHFKIFNAKGDEIFEYKDGSGYNGFIYEANAVAKDITEGKLSNDTMPHDESLLIMETMDQIRHENGLVYPQDEN
- a CDS encoding uncharacterized protein (Ortholog of C. parapsilosis CDC317 : CPAR2_212925, C. dubliniensis CD36 : Cd36_15840, Candida orthopsilosis Co 90-125 : CORT_0A12230 and Candida tropicalis MYA-3404 : CTRG_01156), which translates into the protein MLKLYFLFCIFSFHLVIAPIPSINKPNSTDSIITRPVNINNQQDLQDLTFFSQVVLSTPNWDQTLTKYKRKKRDYNDDSLASMDTRNLDNNTFLMQGGKATSPKWHVGAGVYLNKERFSDTKKTYVKYESDYCSEEDYSSDEGGRKRKWFKPFSIDLNETKDISIIPSSRILSVDTEGNFVNHNKITNLMLGYHSENVQKDTFESCGNFKAFQLVYIVVIVFAYSFLHF
- a CDS encoding uncharacterized protein (Protein of unknown function; rat catheter biofilm induced), which codes for MYKLILLTWLCLLPIQMVSSSDSTKKLFPKTDVNDLVYFNQVFDMATKQTSDPDPDSYVENSNKTITLITLDKPPKNDTNAVDAQFKKKKGKLKPKWELNAGVYLEKKVNKKLLKKSKKKNSKKFGILTKDNGDAERILIPAELMVSRATPGTHNLFSQNSSNYPFQLTKINVTSIRKAPVLSTSIAHEVSDINHGIVEFSIASKLFDKFWNQIFWAFLYIL